A window of Spiroplasma syrphidicola EA-1 contains these coding sequences:
- a CDS encoding IMPACT family protein produces MYIIKKNQILKKEIIIQYNKFLCFAKYVESQNDVIEFLKTFKDRKASFNAYAYVIGLRRENIFKTDNGENRHDAGRPILDAIIEHNLTNIIVLVIRYCNSNTILENPKSAYSTITRLTLETANKKKIAVQLKIGILLRPLYESFLRKLLQQHNVSIFKRTFYRRELIITIIVESNHPIIAALDQFIIDRIIYSYKIIKT; encoded by the coding sequence ATGTATATTATTAAAAAAAATCAAATATTAAAAAAAGAAATTATTATCCAATATAATAAATTTTTGTGCTTTGCAAAATATGTAGAGTCTCAAAATGATGTTATTGAATTTCTAAAAACATTTAAGGATCGCAAAGCTAGTTTTAATGCCTATGCTTATGTGATTGGTTTACGACGAGAAAATATTTTTAAAACAGATAACGGTGAAAACCGTCATGATGCCGGACGTCCAATTTTAGATGCTATCATTGAGCATAACTTAACAAACATTATTGTTCTTGTTATTCGATACTGCAATAGTAATACTATCCTGGAAAATCCTAAATCAGCTTATAGCACAATTACCCGTTTAACCCTTGAAACAGCTAACAAGAAAAAAATTGCTGTGCAGTTAAAAATCGGAATTCTATTACGACCACTTTATGAAAGTTTTTTACGAAAGTTATTACAACAACATAACGTTAGTATTTTTAAACGAACATTCTATCGACGGGAATTAATTATTACAATTATAGTTGAAAGTAATCATCCTATCATTGCCGCATTAGATCAATTCATTATTGATAGAATCATTTATAGTTATAAAATTATTAAAACATAA
- a CDS encoding PTS sugar transporter subunit IIC, which yields MDNEKGKFKAEKEHKMSKGFKTWWDNKALPVMSKLGNQRHLSAIRDSFGTMIPLIIAGGLGLLIDAIIFGGAGSGKISLLGLFARAAGYAWDDIGPLFNNLETSWGKASQIGALAFGQIQIATIGAMSLYFAFLLGYFLALSRNYKNPTIAGLASFAGFIIASMGQVSFFMDAKGLFAALVVGIITTELFVWFGNMKKLEIKLPDGVPPAVGKSFAVFLPMTFTLGIVAVLNIIVLAPAIARPDWGWEIESWNTLVSNKNLWSSAVGDNVKLKTFADFLYQTYHLELFARDITGAWDFTQTGADWAGIFGTATIGQIEGLMNSGFGSGNEAAMKEWFNNLTTTMTGKGTNAFGQFLLSLNGQTISGNKGIDSIVANFFFSTNGNGEAFLTVAERYATVPIGSSAFGIGAAIYRFFTSWFIGFATGNGGLGLAVAYAFFISFFWFFGIHGSNIMGAIFEPIWWMIMGVNTALISSGLPARTNLNDQLGIFGKPFFDIYMNIGGSGATLGLLIMVLVLSKRRELKEVSKYALPAGCFNINEPVIFGFPIVLNPTYFAPFILSPLLAMLIGWLATGPMHIVNVVYVTVPWTTPWIIGSVLATVDPMAILIALICFVVSTAVWIPFILLDNSLYFRKLKKTNPAEYEEEMRYLKDKAYRNSVKEKAKAEKAAAKAELKALHDAKKQK from the coding sequence ATGGATAATGAAAAAGGAAAGTTTAAAGCCGAAAAAGAACATAAAATGTCAAAAGGCTTTAAGACATGGTGAGACAATAAAGCGCTACCAGTAATGTCAAAACTTGGTAATCAACGTCACTTATCAGCAATTCGTGATTCATTTGGAACAATGATTCCGTTAATTATTGCTGGGGGGTTAGGATTACTAATTGATGCAATTATTTTTGGTGGAGCTGGATCAGGGAAAATCTCATTGCTAGGCTTATTTGCTCGTGCTGCTGGATATGCCTGAGATGATATTGGACCTTTATTTAATAATTTAGAAACTAGTTGAGGAAAAGCTTCACAAATTGGAGCCTTAGCTTTTGGTCAAATTCAAATTGCCACAATTGGGGCAATGTCATTGTATTTTGCTTTTTTGCTAGGATATTTTCTAGCCTTATCACGCAATTATAAAAATCCAACCATTGCTGGATTAGCATCATTTGCTGGGTTTATTATTGCTAGCATGGGCCAAGTGTCATTCTTCATGGATGCAAAAGGGTTATTTGCTGCTTTAGTGGTTGGAATCATTACAACCGAATTATTTGTTTGATTTGGGAATATGAAAAAATTGGAAATTAAATTACCAGATGGAGTTCCCCCTGCAGTTGGAAAATCCTTTGCCGTCTTTTTACCAATGACATTTACATTAGGGATTGTGGCGGTATTAAACATAATTGTTTTAGCCCCAGCAATCGCTCGTCCTGACTGAGGATGAGAAATTGAGTCTTGGAATACGCTAGTTTCAAATAAAAACTTATGGTCATCAGCAGTTGGGGATAATGTTAAATTAAAAACATTTGCTGACTTTTTATACCAAACATATCATTTAGAGTTATTTGCTCGTGATATAACTGGGGCTTGAGATTTTACTCAAACCGGAGCAGATTGAGCTGGAATTTTTGGAACAGCAACAATTGGCCAAATTGAAGGTTTGATGAACAGTGGTTTTGGGTCAGGTAATGAAGCCGCAATGAAAGAATGATTTAATAACTTAACAACAACAATGACAGGAAAAGGAACAAATGCCTTTGGACAATTCCTATTATCATTGAATGGTCAAACAATTAGTGGTAATAAAGGGATTGATTCAATAGTTGCAAATTTCTTCTTCTCAACAAATGGAAATGGGGAAGCCTTTCTAACTGTTGCTGAACGTTATGCAACCGTACCAATTGGTAGTTCAGCCTTTGGAATTGGCGCTGCTATTTATCGTTTCTTTACTTCATGATTTATTGGTTTTGCAACAGGGAATGGAGGATTAGGATTAGCAGTTGCTTATGCCTTCTTTATCTCATTCTTCTGATTCTTTGGAATTCATGGTTCAAATATTATGGGAGCCATTTTCGAACCAATTTGATGAATGATTATGGGAGTTAATACAGCCTTGATTTCATCAGGACTACCAGCAAGAACTAATTTAAATGATCAATTAGGAATCTTTGGAAAACCGTTCTTTGATATTTATATGAATATTGGTGGTTCGGGAGCAACTTTGGGATTATTAATTATGGTATTAGTTTTATCAAAACGCCGTGAATTAAAAGAAGTTTCAAAATATGCTCTTCCGGCAGGATGTTTTAATATTAATGAGCCAGTTATCTTTGGTTTCCCAATCGTTTTAAATCCGACTTATTTTGCCCCATTTATTTTATCGCCATTATTAGCAATGCTAATTGGATGATTAGCAACAGGACCAATGCATATTGTTAATGTTGTTTATGTAACTGTACCATGGACTACACCTTGAATTATTGGCTCGGTTTTAGCAACCGTTGACCCAATGGCGATTCTTATTGCCTTAATTTGTTTTGTGGTTTCCACAGCAGTTTGAATTCCTTTCATTCTCTTGGATAATTCTCTTTACTTCCGTAAATTGAAAAAAACTAACCCTGCTGAATATGAAGAAGAAATGCGTTATTTAAAAGATAAAGCATATCGTAATTCTGTAAAAGAAAAAGCAAAAGCTGAAAAAGCTGCGGCAAAAGCAGAATTAAAAGCTCTTCATGATGCAAAAAAACAAAAATAA
- a CDS encoding DUF402 domain-containing protein, whose protein sequence is MMETLKIGDVVLVHAYKHNGAIYRSWDAAIVLELNSDYLVLVNEDVTVTELNGRKWKTNEPAIWIFNRKNWSNIICMFKETGLNYYCNIASPFIMEGKTIKYIDYDLDIKVFSDGAYKILDLKEFNRNRIMWKYSQDIINMIWSEVDNLKNQIKNKAFIFSHDRAEAFWDQYLEWKENNQK, encoded by the coding sequence ATGATGGAAACATTAAAAATCGGTGATGTCGTATTAGTACATGCTTATAAACACAATGGGGCGATTTATCGTAGCTGAGATGCTGCTATTGTTTTAGAATTAAATTCAGATTATTTAGTTTTGGTAAATGAAGACGTAACAGTAACCGAATTAAATGGTCGAAAATGAAAAACAAATGAACCAGCAATTTGAATTTTTAATCGAAAAAATTGAAGTAACATCATTTGTATGTTTAAAGAAACAGGCCTAAATTATTACTGTAATATTGCTTCACCATTTATTATGGAAGGCAAAACAATTAAATATATTGATTATGACTTAGATATTAAAGTGTTTTCAGATGGGGCTTATAAAATTCTTGATTTAAAAGAATTCAATCGTAATCGGATTATGTGAAAATATAGTCAAGATATTATAAACATGATTTGATCAGAGGTTGATAATTTAAAAAATCAAATTAAAAATAAAGCCTTTATTTTTTCGCACGATCGTGCCGAAGCTTTTTGAGATCAATATTTGGAATGAAAAGAAAATAATCAAAAATAG
- a CDS encoding 2-oxo acid dehydrogenase subunit E2, whose translation MKKIRIENLSQKGVLERFLYTNDVVQAGEPIALILVNNKEEVIVNAPDDGLVIKPIKIGSKVKNNSVIAHLLTNEKEITKYHNKLNKKSDFEVDFSPSDKGEFGTKWADVEEDDYSGTSFVSTTQRMPGQTLPLTSLLQTPNPSQPQTPAYQSLLDKVQEPRPEVTLEQKSEETKSIFNAPYAPLKTSIVEKSRWDEKPLSFNKPSEKPLSFKEATRSESFLNQKSNSEESTRVEDLKAKISQALAESKNTLQQELAEKEYAKYLVETTKTPDEKPASAILASDQTETAPTNNFRELVNKRREQLHSNNNFQKLNLEADNSKNAMDFLDDEGKPVILRNIVQNRMNNLISENTSGLRATSEAGGVSFSDPSDNYRGSRSEYGMAPSKKTSDNADKYSYINADGILVEGDEPEHVQHKQYKTYRDRLFEKLHNDTERQKILKTRNQRELIKQRMEAIAAGDVEVDNVLGAMHNFKRPSYEEMEKQYKALDDKYNAEHSEFDHPDEDYVWGEQITHNEPIKQSEKLQSNPKVAPVTAIKESQPVVQQFLPPQSTGADSTILAELAVLKEKLAQQEQNNRQNELLNEIRHLKENNQNNNSNNTFDKLMQYMMLQQMFKSAPNSGTDPVLADLLKESFLGNKTNNNQDLQIKKFDNMAPQGNLLHPINNSLNIVNTSDNIVEPQGTESREEIKTAKYPAIKSMIMAQASVPPLTINTEIDMSAVIEQQRKLKNANANTGVRFSTMSFIVKSVSLALTEYPKLNSYYDARTNQIVIKNSHHIGIATETSEGLVIPVIKFAEKLSLKQIAVTSQEIIDRLREGELYDYELQGSTITVANYGTVGAVTATPTIFYPNSAVVGIGRVVRKPVVIKGDKLVIRSMMNISLTIDQRIIDAAEAGIFLTRLKEILESPELITLS comes from the coding sequence ATGAAAAAAATAAGAATAGAAAATCTCTCACAAAAAGGGGTTTTAGAACGATTTTTATATACTAACGATGTTGTGCAAGCGGGAGAACCGATTGCCTTAATTTTAGTTAATAACAAAGAAGAAGTTATTGTTAATGCGCCAGATGATGGCCTTGTTATTAAACCAATTAAAATTGGCAGCAAAGTTAAAAATAATAGTGTTATTGCCCACCTTTTAACAAATGAAAAAGAAATTACAAAATATCATAATAAACTTAATAAAAAAAGTGATTTTGAAGTAGACTTTTCCCCTTCTGATAAAGGTGAATTTGGGACAAAATGAGCAGATGTTGAAGAAGATGATTATTCAGGAACAAGTTTTGTTTCCACAACGCAGAGAATGCCAGGGCAAACTTTACCATTAACAAGTTTATTACAAACACCTAACCCTAGCCAACCCCAAACACCAGCCTACCAGTCATTGTTGGACAAAGTGCAAGAACCACGTCCCGAAGTTACATTAGAACAAAAAAGCGAAGAAACTAAATCAATTTTTAATGCGCCGTATGCGCCATTAAAAACAAGTATTGTGGAAAAAAGTCGTTGAGATGAAAAACCATTATCATTTAATAAACCAAGCGAAAAACCCTTGTCATTTAAAGAAGCAACACGTAGTGAATCTTTTTTAAATCAGAAAAGTAATAGTGAGGAGTCTACCCGTGTGGAAGATTTAAAAGCCAAAATTAGTCAGGCCTTAGCAGAAAGTAAAAATACTTTACAACAAGAATTAGCTGAGAAAGAATATGCTAAATACTTAGTTGAAACAACTAAAACCCCTGATGAAAAACCAGCTAGTGCAATTTTAGCGAGTGACCAAACGGAAACTGCCCCAACAAATAATTTCCGAGAACTAGTTAACAAACGTCGTGAACAATTACATAGTAATAATAACTTTCAGAAATTAAATCTTGAAGCGGATAATAGTAAAAATGCGATGGACTTTTTAGATGATGAAGGGAAACCAGTTATTTTACGGAATATTGTTCAAAATCGGATGAATAATTTAATTAGTGAAAATACTTCTGGATTACGAGCAACAAGTGAAGCTGGAGGCGTTAGTTTTAGTGACCCAAGTGATAATTATCGGGGATCACGTTCTGAATATGGAATGGCCCCAAGCAAGAAAACAAGTGATAATGCCGACAAATATTCATATATTAATGCGGATGGGATTCTTGTTGAAGGGGATGAACCAGAACATGTTCAACATAAACAATATAAAACTTACCGTGATCGCTTATTTGAAAAACTTCATAATGATACTGAACGACAAAAGATTTTAAAAACAAGAAATCAACGGGAATTGATTAAACAACGAATGGAAGCAATTGCGGCTGGGGATGTTGAAGTTGATAATGTTTTAGGAGCAATGCATAATTTTAAACGGCCATCATATGAAGAAATGGAAAAACAATATAAGGCCTTAGACGATAAATATAATGCGGAACATAGTGAATTTGATCACCCAGATGAAGATTATGTTTGAGGAGAACAAATTACGCATAATGAACCAATTAAGCAATCAGAAAAATTACAAAGTAATCCAAAAGTAGCACCAGTAACAGCAATAAAAGAAAGCCAACCAGTTGTTCAACAATTCTTACCACCACAATCAACTGGAGCAGATAGTACTATTTTAGCTGAACTAGCAGTATTAAAAGAAAAATTAGCCCAACAAGAACAAAATAATCGTCAAAATGAATTATTAAATGAAATTCGTCATTTAAAAGAAAATAATCAAAATAATAATAGTAATAATACTTTTGATAAATTAATGCAATATATGATGCTTCAACAAATGTTTAAATCAGCCCCTAATAGTGGGACAGATCCGGTTTTAGCTGATTTATTAAAAGAAAGCTTCTTGGGAAATAAAACAAACAATAACCAAGATTTACAAATTAAAAAATTTGATAATATGGCCCCACAAGGGAACTTATTACATCCAATAAATAATAGTTTAAATATTGTTAATACAAGTGATAATATTGTTGAACCACAAGGAACAGAAAGCCGTGAAGAAATTAAAACGGCAAAATATCCAGCCATTAAATCAATGATTATGGCGCAGGCTAGTGTTCCACCATTAACAATTAATACCGAAATTGATATGTCAGCGGTAATTGAACAACAACGAAAATTAAAAAATGCTAATGCAAATACTGGTGTTCGTTTTTCAACAATGAGTTTTATTGTTAAATCAGTATCATTAGCGCTAACCGAATATCCAAAATTAAATTCTTATTATGATGCTAGAACAAACCAAATTGTTATTAAAAATTCGCATCATATTGGAATTGCAACTGAAACAAGTGAGGGGTTAGTTATTCCTGTTATTAAATTTGCCGAAAAGTTAAGTTTAAAACAAATTGCTGTAACCTCACAAGAAATTATTGATCGTTTACGCGAAGGTGAACTATACGATTATGAATTACAAGGAAGTACAATTACTGTTGCTAACTATGGAACAGTTGGAGCAGTTACGGCAACACCAACGATTTTCTATCCTAATTCAGCAGTCGTTGGAATCGGACGCGTTGTTCGTAAGCCAGTTGTTATTAAAGGGGATAAATTAGTAATTCGTTCGATGATGAATATTTCTTTAACAATTGATCAAAGAATTATTGATGCTGCTGAAGCAGGAATCTTTTTAACAAGATTAAAAGAAATTTTAGAATCACCAGAATTAATTACTTTATCATAA
- a CDS encoding glycoside hydrolase family 1 protein → MKLEKDFIFAASTNAFQIEGARNLGGRTDSIWDEFTKRCFHIPPIGKNEREINSIAVSADFYHKYQTDIRIMKRLGLNGLVYNIDWTRIFSKNSQEINWEGIKFYDDVFATLQANNIKPIPILFHWDTPMWAEIQGGFENRKILEWFQSYVATVFKYLGKYSDIWFVNDENSTFTLDGYLGDYLPPAKNSKEGFARAIHHLNLCAAIAKIEFEKAKLAGDINPAALLGIDHDWSPGIPYRIEDAKACQEYNLWFKNFFLDPNLKGTYPAVFDDWLETEGLTDVIQPGDMALLKNNCLDLIGWNYYRPAYIACDDYQEKPGEMQIASRTFFVKGFKQVFPKNNVRYTSWNWIIDPTMLLPGAQQLWGEYQKPLMIVENGLGAFDDKRGDLILDYNRAEYLSIHFAEVKKAIAQGVNFIGYSLWTYCDIFSPSGGYRKDYGLVAVDFNSPIKTRTPKLSYVWYQRLISSGGENLTHDDHDMLEGLLKGELSTWDFWYQ, encoded by the coding sequence ATGAAATTAGAGAAAGATTTTATTTTTGCCGCTTCAACAAATGCGTTTCAAATTGAAGGAGCCCGAAATCTTGGGGGACGAACAGATTCGATTTGAGATGAATTTACAAAACGCTGTTTTCATATTCCCCCAATTGGTAAAAATGAGCGGGAAATTAATTCAATTGCTGTTAGCGCGGATTTTTATCATAAATATCAAACTGATATTCGGATTATGAAACGGTTGGGATTAAATGGATTAGTTTATAATATTGACTGAACAAGAATCTTTTCCAAAAACAGTCAAGAAATCAATTGAGAAGGGATTAAGTTTTATGATGATGTTTTTGCCACATTACAAGCAAATAATATTAAACCAATTCCAATTTTATTTCACTGGGATACCCCAATGTGAGCAGAGATACAAGGGGGATTTGAAAATCGTAAAATTTTAGAATGATTTCAAAGTTATGTTGCAACAGTCTTTAAATACTTAGGGAAATATAGTGATATTTGATTTGTAAATGATGAAAATTCAACTTTTACCCTTGATGGTTATTTGGGAGATTATTTACCCCCAGCAAAAAATAGTAAAGAGGGTTTTGCTCGGGCGATTCACCATTTGAATCTTTGTGCAGCAATAGCAAAAATTGAATTTGAAAAAGCAAAACTAGCAGGTGATATTAACCCGGCAGCTTTATTGGGAATTGACCATGATTGATCACCAGGAATCCCATATCGGATTGAAGATGCAAAGGCTTGCCAAGAATATAACCTTTGGTTTAAGAATTTTTTCCTTGATCCAAATTTAAAAGGAACTTATCCCGCAGTATTTGATGATTGATTAGAAACAGAAGGACTAACTGATGTTATTCAACCAGGGGATATGGCGCTGCTAAAAAATAATTGCTTAGATTTAATTGGCTGAAATTATTATCGTCCAGCTTATATTGCTTGTGATGATTATCAAGAAAAACCAGGAGAAATGCAGATTGCTAGTCGGACATTTTTTGTTAAAGGTTTTAAACAAGTCTTTCCAAAGAATAATGTTCGCTATACAAGTTGAAATTGAATTATTGACCCGACAATGCTATTACCAGGAGCCCAACAATTATGAGGGGAATATCAAAAACCGTTGATGATTGTGGAAAATGGTCTAGGAGCTTTTGATGATAAAAGGGGGGACTTAATCTTAGACTATAATCGGGCCGAATATTTAAGTATCCATTTTGCAGAAGTAAAAAAAGCAATTGCCCAGGGTGTTAATTTTATTGGCTATTCATTATGAACTTATTGTGATATTTTTTCGCCAAGTGGGGGGTATCGCAAAGATTATGGTTTAGTAGCAGTTGATTTTAATAGTCCAATTAAAACTCGAACCCCAAAATTATCTTATGTATGATATCAACGCTTAATTAGTAGTGGGGGTGAAAATTTAACCCATGATGATCATGATATGTTAGAAGGATTATTAAAGGGGGAATTATCAACATGAGATTTTTGGTATCAGTAA
- a CDS encoding PTS sugar transporter subunit IIB yields MKKKILLVCSAGMSTSILMKKMTDAAQLMNIDVEIEAKAMAEAQQVLKDWDVILLGPQVKFLEANFKTLTDKPVAVITANIYALGKGKEALELALNLIK; encoded by the coding sequence ATGAAAAAGAAAATCTTATTAGTTTGTTCAGCCGGGATGAGTACATCAATTTTAATGAAAAAAATGACTGATGCTGCCCAGTTGATGAATATTGATGTTGAAATTGAAGCCAAAGCAATGGCTGAAGCTCAACAAGTTTTAAAAGACTGAGATGTTATTTTATTAGGACCGCAAGTAAAGTTTCTTGAAGCAAATTTTAAAACACTGACTGATAAACCAGTTGCGGTTATAACTGCTAATATTTATGCGTTAGGGAAAGGGAAAGAAGCTTTAGAGTTAGCCTTGAATTTAATTAAGTAA
- a CDS encoding Gfo/Idh/MocA family protein — protein MRIVCIGAGRIVQWFCEDLAFSKYRDKIKLHGIYNRTKNKAEIYQQKYQFEIVYDDLAAVIADKRNYDLVYVGTSDATHYQIVKLLLSAQIAVFCEKPLALSYDEAKELYQIAQEQQVLLFDGIKTGFSPAYQEMKKDIAAGLIGQVQYLRASHAKISTSGRIPNPKKDDQNFVGLHLAGGVYALFIGLDILGPITTTRHLNNSYPNHRAISTSVLTNRHQNNGISTIIASDSLTSDLSAEILGTKGYIKLGGNLAKYNQDYQKDSCHMAYTYEVYDNNGNLLKNVDLPLTTKGEGLFLEINHLYELWNNKQLTSPIVSPEISLSIIEILAKTNNTNDYEVIAIKGGKDE, from the coding sequence ATGCGCATAGTATGTATTGGAGCTGGCCGAATTGTTCAATGGTTTTGTGAGGATTTAGCCTTTAGTAAATATCGCGACAAAATTAAGTTGCATGGGATTTATAATCGGACAAAAAACAAAGCAGAAATTTATCAGCAAAAGTATCAGTTTGAAATTGTTTATGATGATTTAGCCGCAGTAATTGCCGATAAAAGGAATTACGATTTAGTATATGTTGGAACTAGTGATGCAACGCACTATCAAATTGTGAAATTATTATTGTCTGCTCAAATCGCGGTTTTTTGTGAAAAACCGTTAGCTTTAAGTTATGATGAGGCCAAAGAATTATATCAAATCGCCCAAGAGCAACAAGTTCTCTTATTCGATGGAATAAAAACTGGGTTTTCGCCAGCTTATCAGGAAATGAAAAAAGACATTGCAGCAGGATTAATTGGGCAAGTACAATATTTGCGAGCTAGTCATGCCAAGATTTCTACAAGTGGTCGAATTCCTAACCCTAAAAAAGATGATCAAAACTTTGTTGGACTCCATCTTGCTGGAGGGGTTTATGCTTTATTTATTGGTCTTGATATTTTAGGTCCAATTACAACAACAAGACATCTAAATAATTCTTATCCAAATCACAGGGCAATTTCCACTTCCGTTTTAACTAACCGCCATCAAAATAATGGGATTTCAACAATCATTGCCAGTGATAGTTTAACAAGTGACTTATCGGCAGAAATTCTGGGAACAAAGGGTTACATTAAATTGGGTGGTAATTTAGCCAAATATAATCAAGATTACCAAAAAGATTCTTGCCATATGGCCTATACTTACGAAGTATATGACAATAATGGTAACCTTTTGAAAAATGTTGATCTGCCATTAACAACAAAAGGGGAAGGACTTTTTTTAGAAATTAATCATCTGTATGAATTATGAAATAACAAACAATTAACTTCCCCAATTGTCTCTCCAGAAATTTCATTATCAATAATAGAGATTTTAGCAAAAACAAATAATACAAATGATTATGAAGTAATTGCTATTAAAGGAGGAAAAGATGAATAA
- a CDS encoding glycoside hydrolase family 1 protein: MLKFDFKKNFLWGSAFSGPQTEGAFFEDGKASSNWDYWFKKEKYRFFNEQPCRNDFYHRYEEDILIAKNLNFNSLRTSIQWSRLIPDGKTVNPKGVEFYNNVINTMLANNIKPIINLFHFDMPTWAQENGGWLSLEVVDAFTFFAKTCFELFGDRVEMFTTFNEPIVVVEGSYWYDWHIPNEISMQDGMQAQWNILIAHLRAVKAYRELKLDRQIGCLLNISPSIARSKNPADQEAAYYHDLFTLNCFLDPMVKNTYPEDLIKLAKKHNFMWTINPGDEALIADESLRVDFLGLNYYQPARVKCLDYLPNFANGAITPHYFYQPYDMPGRKINPYRGWEIFPKGIYLALMNLKNNYNNIPVYISENGMGVENEERFIKDGVIDDQYRINFVKEHLAWMQKAISEGANCFGYHSWAYIDNWSWMNAYKNRYGFVQLDLDNNGQRVLKKSAEFIQTTIANQAINYDEELI, translated from the coding sequence ATGCTAAAATTTGATTTTAAAAAAAATTTTTTATGGGGTAGTGCTTTTTCAGGGCCCCAAACAGAAGGTGCTTTTTTTGAAGATGGTAAAGCATCATCAAACTGAGATTATTGATTCAAAAAAGAAAAATACCGTTTTTTTAATGAACAACCATGTCGTAATGATTTTTATCATCGCTATGAAGAAGACATTTTGATTGCTAAAAATCTAAACTTTAATTCGCTTCGAACATCAATTCAATGAAGCCGTTTAATTCCTGACGGGAAAACAGTTAACCCGAAAGGGGTAGAGTTTTATAATAATGTTATTAATACAATGCTTGCCAATAATATTAAACCAATTATAAATTTATTCCATTTTGATATGCCAACATGAGCCCAAGAAAATGGGGGTTGATTATCATTAGAAGTTGTTGACGCCTTTACTTTTTTTGCCAAAACTTGTTTTGAATTATTTGGTGATCGTGTTGAAATGTTTACAACTTTTAATGAACCAATTGTTGTTGTGGAAGGAAGTTATTGATATGACTGACATATCCCAAACGAAATTAGTATGCAAGATGGGATGCAAGCCCAATGAAATATTTTAATTGCCCACTTACGAGCAGTAAAAGCTTATCGGGAATTAAAATTAGATCGACAAATCGGATGTTTGTTAAATATTTCCCCATCAATTGCGCGTAGTAAAAATCCTGCCGACCAAGAAGCCGCTTATTATCATGATTTATTTACCTTAAATTGTTTTTTAGACCCAATGGTTAAAAATACTTATCCTGAAGACTTAATTAAGTTAGCAAAAAAACATAATTTTATGTGAACAATTAATCCCGGTGATGAAGCTTTAATTGCTGATGAAAGTTTACGAGTTGATTTTTTAGGATTAAACTATTATCAACCAGCTCGTGTTAAATGTTTAGATTATCTTCCTAATTTTGCGAATGGCGCAATTACTCCCCATTATTTTTATCAACCTTATGATATGCCAGGGCGAAAAATTAATCCATACCGAGGATGAGAAATTTTCCCAAAAGGAATTTATTTAGCGTTAATGAATTTAAAAAATAATTACAATAATATTCCAGTCTACATTTCAGAAAATGGCATGGGAGTCGAAAATGAAGAACGTTTTATTAAAGATGGTGTTATTGACGACCAATATCGTATTAATTTTGTGAAAGAACATTTAGCTTGAATGCAAAAAGCTATTAGTGAAGGAGCAAATTGTTTTGGCTATCATAGTTGAGCATATATTGATAATTGATCATGAATGAATGCCTATAAAAATCGTTATGGTTTTGTTCAATTAGACTTAGATAATAATGGGCAACGAGTATTAAAAAAATCAGCTGAATTTATCCAAACAACAATTGCAAATCAAGCAATTAATTATGATGAAGAATTAATTTAG